One stretch of Xiphophorus maculatus strain JP 163 A chromosome 19, X_maculatus-5.0-male, whole genome shotgun sequence DNA includes these proteins:
- the haus2 gene encoding HAUS augmin-like complex subunit 2, whose protein sequence is MHQWDLSPFSVTPAASLLSRCVSVGAASQDEIDSAFSEPSPVFSARLREAEELIRKQKRLDEVQLQLELLKVDEQSADVAHGFHLGQKNEKLQLLGNHLQGILREHKVLRQRLMRPLARTNLPVLAHLHASVVDSIRLMMDFIGCLEEKLRSTHNRTTRTDSLALLDNSLALLLTMASESEMLFHRIQQWRSISCSRPGASEAQTGSELSAS, encoded by the exons ATGCATCAGTGGGATTTGTCTCCGTTCTCAGTGACTCCGGCCGCGAGTTTGCTGTCCAGATGTGTCTCTGTGGGAGCCGCGTCCCAG GATGAAATCGACTCGGCCTTTTCTGAGCCGAGTCCCGTTTTCTCGGCCCGCCTGCGTGAGGCAGAAGAGCTCATCAGAAAGCAGAAGCGGCTGGATGAG GTGCAGCTGCAGTTGGAGCTGTTGAAGGTGGATGAACAAAGTGCTGACGTCGCCCACGGATTCCACCTCG GTCAGAAGAATGAGAAGCTGCAGTTGCTTGGTAACCACCTCCAGGGCATCCTGAGGGAGCACAAGGTTCTAAGACAGAGGCTGATGCGACCGCTGGCTCGCACCAACCTACCAGTCCTGGCTCACCTGCACGC CTCTGTGGTGGACTCCATCAGGCTGATGATGGACTTCATAGGATGTCTGGAGGAGAAGCTGAGATCTACCCACAACCGAACCACCAGAACCGACTCTCTCGCCCTGCTG GATAATTCGCTCGCCCTCCTGCTGACTATGGCTTCAGAATCGGAGATGTTGTTCCACAGGATTCAGCAGTGGAGGTCGATCAGCTGCAGCCGCCCAGGAGCGTCTGAGGCACAGACTGGTTCTGAGCTGTCTGCTTCCTGA